In Zonotrichia leucophrys gambelii isolate GWCS_2022_RI unplaced genomic scaffold, RI_Zleu_2.0 Scaffold_409_45354, whole genome shotgun sequence, the genomic window tccccagcatcccccaaacccctgcccagcccttgcccagcccccagcccctctcccactcccagcccgcctctctccagctccctcccagtgcctcccagcacagcccagcggCTCTGCAAGCGCCCCCAGGGGCTCCCCCGTACCCCAGTGCCGCCTCAgcggctgctccaggctgacgTGCTCCACCTGGCAGCTGTAGCTGAGCCCGCGCCGGGGCGGcgtttccagcagcaccagcagctggtaGGTCCAGTCCCCGTTGGGGACCACGTCGGTGGCCACCACGTGCTCCGACAGCTCCTGCTCGCCCTGGAACCACCTCACCTGGATCTCAGCAGGGTAGAAATCCATCACGGAGCACAGcaggcggccggggccgggctgggagctcGAGGGGGGCACCAGCGAGATGGACACgctggggggcactggcagagacagagagagagagagagagcggggacacactgggatcagctggggggcactgggagagagaggggagggctgggctgggctggggagggactgggaatggactgggagggactgggatggattgGGCTGCACCAGGAATGGACCGGGGTAGTGACTTGAAATTGACTGAGATGGACTGAGAATCTACTGGGGTGGACtggggatggactgggattgattgggaatggactgggatgggctgggagggactgggaatggaatgggaggGAGTGGGAGTGGAATGGTATTAAAGGGGAAtggattgggagggactggtgTGGATTGGGAAGTTCTGGGAGAGGTGAGTGGGGATggagggcactgcagggagggtgCAGGTCTGGCAATGAACTGGGAATGAATTGGAAATCAACTGGGAATTAGCTTTGAGGGAGTTGGAAGGACTGGGAATAgcattgggagggactgggatggactggggagGAATTGGAGATGgtctgggagggactgggatggcactgggagggattttggtggcactgggaggaactgggaatgaaGCGCGCGGCGCTGGGAGGCCGAGTCCAGCGCGGGGCACTCGGCGCTGCGGGTCTGCCTGGCAACAGGTGAGTCATCAGAGAGTCGCGATCTGATTGGCTGAGAAGCGTCAGCTTCACGCGTCGCTGAAATGGACGCGcgggggggcactgggagggactgggatggactgggaatggactggaaTGCACTGGaaatggactgggaatgggctgggagggactgggatggacttgATGGACTGGGAATACACTTGGAGGGactgggaagcactgggaatgaactgggagggatggggaatgggctgggaatgggctgaATATGAGTGGGATGGAACTGGCAAGGCAAAAGGCGGGTCTGGGAatgactgggatggactgggaaagGACTAGGAGCgactggcagggactgggagtgactgggatggactgggaatagactgggaggaactggggtgGAACTGAGAGAGGTGGGAGGGGATAGGGGTTACTGGAAGAGAAGGTGGGCGTCCGAGAATGAACTGGGAATTGAGTTGGAGGGACTTGGGAGAGAATGGGAATGGACCGGGAtgaactgggaatggactgggaggaaCCGGGAATGGActggagggatggggatgtAGGGAAAGTGAGTGGGAGAGAGTGGGATaggctgggatggactgggaatggactgggagggtCTGGGAATATACTGGAAGGGACTGGTAGggactgggattgactgggatggtcactggcagggcagggcccgaGGGGACACGCTCTGCCCCGCGCTCACCTCGGCGCTCCACGCTGAACGGGGCAGCAATCTCGTAGTTGTGCCGGCAGAGCCAGTCCACCGCAGTCCGTTCCCTCTCCATAAATACCGGGTTGCTGTTCCAGCGCTTGGCAACCCTCTCCCCATAGGGGGTGAACCCCACGAAGTGCCCCACGTCGCTGTCGAACATTGCCCACATCTGCCGGTTGTAGAAGTACCTCTGCACGTACCTCACCTTCTCCGTGCCGTTAGTGAAGTAACACTCGGCCGTAAACATCTGCTGGAACACCCCTGTGAgtgcagcacacagctcagcggtgccccccagcacccccagcagcacccccagagctccGGGCCCACCCCGGATCCCCACTCcgcaccccctgtgccccacggCCGCCATGGCACCCTCCTGCCCGCGCTGCCGCTTCCTCTTTGCCGCccttcccccatttccccttcctcatcctctcccctcccacctCCGCCCGCTCCCCAAATCACTTTTGGgctcccatttccccattttcccacaaatcccccaatccccagCCCCCCTCCCGCTcagtttggggtcccccctccccttttcccccttccccaccctctcccacccctccctcccctccccccacccctcagcccctcccgcTCTCCCTTTGGGGggtcccctcctcctccccctccattCCGGGCTCCCCCCTtcgcccccttttcccccttctccccccctGTCCCAGCGCCTCCCGCCCCCCGCTCACCCGAGAGCTCCGCGCCCGCACCCGGGGgggctcccagcacccccagtgccaccagcagggccCCAGCTGCCGCCCCGAGCCCCATGGCCAGCGACCGCCGCCCCGAACCAACCGCGCTCAACTGCGAGAACCAGCCCGGAGCAGCGCGGGGTCATGAGGGACGCGCTCCCTGATTGGTCGGGCGTGGTTTTTGGCCGCGCTTTCATTGGTTGGAGCTCTTTTTGGGCTCGCTCTCAATGGCCGAAGTGATTTTTGCGCTCTCTAATTGGCCGGTTCCGTTCGGAGCCCGATTTCCAGACCCTCTACCCAGCAACTGATGACTCGTTTCCGTTCCTTTTTCTGATTCGCCAGAATTTTTCAGGGAGCTCAATTATTGAACCCTCTACCCGGCAACACATGACGCCCCAACAACGCCGCTCTCCCATTGGCTGAGCgctttttggggtgctgctTCCCCGTTTCCAGTGCCCCCAGTTTGGATCCGcgttcctgggagcagcaccgACCCCTGACTCTGTCCGcaatttttggggtctgggttgtggttttgggggggggtcctgaATTTGGGGTTCACCGGAATTTTCTCTTCGGATCTCTTTGTCCCGCTCCGCTTtagaaacacaatttttttaacaCTGGAGTCAAGGAAATT contains:
- the LOC135441660 gene encoding class II histocompatibility antigen, B-L beta chain-like; protein product: MGLGAAAGALLVALGVLGAPPGAGAELSGVFQQMFTAECYFTNGTEKVRYVQRYFYNRQMWAMFDSDVGHFVGFTPYGERVAKRWNSNPVFMERERTAVDWLCRHNYEIAAPFSVERRVPPSVSISLVPPSSSQPGPGRLLCSVMDFYPAEIQVRWFQGEQELSEHVVATDVVPNGDWTYQLLVLLETPPRRGLSYSCQVEHVSLEQPLRRHWEMAPDAARSKMLTGIGAWSWARSSWRWGSASTCARRAREPAAAAAPPRGLGPGRDPPLRPRSADSGGVPCPPQRRWRSAPAQCPLPALPIKLPSWARGQRKITSAN